GCCGTGGTTCGCACCGGCCAATTGACCGATTCCCGATTGCAGGCCCGCAAACTGGGTGACTTCAACATGCTGTTGGTCGCTTCGCCGGTTTACCTCGAACGGGCGGGCATCCCGCGCCAGCCCGCCGATTTGACGCAACACACCTGCCTGCATTACCGCTTTCCCAACAGCGGTAAACTGGAAACCTGGCCGCTGGTCGATGAGGCCGATCTGAACATTCCCATCTCCATGGTTTGCAATAATATTGAAACCCGGGTGTGTTTCGCATTGCAAGGGCTGGGCATCGCCTGTCTGCCGGACTTCTCCGTGAAAGCGGCGTTGGCCGGCGGTCTGCTGCGCACCGTATTGGATGAATATGTCGCACGCACGGTCAGTTTGCATGTGGTCTGGCCGTCGGGTCGTTACCTAACGCCAAAACTGAGAGTATTTATCGATTTTCTCAGCGAAAGGGTGTTTCCCGCCGCGCGCGACCATTATCAGGCGCGGCAGTAACCACTGCCGACCGTTTATTGTTGATGCACAAGATAATCGTTTGATAAGGCGTGCCGCGCTCATACCGAACAATTGAGCTTTAATTATTGTTTATTGAGATACTTTATATCGAACTAAAAGAAATTAATTATTATAGAGTAATATATCGACTAACATGTTGAGGTTAATAAGTAACGGTTTTACTATCCCGGATAAAACATATTAATTATCAGGGATGAAATTCATGCGTGGTTTTATCAATCTGTATTTTATATTTTCGCTTTTTTTCTCTTATTCTGTATTTTCGGCTCCGCTTACCCCGGCAGACCGCAATGAAATACAGCAACGACAAACGGAAGTCCTTGAGCAGTCAAGGCAGCAGCGTGAATTCTTATTACAACTGAATCAACCTCAGGCGAGCGAGGATGCCGGTCGGCAGAGCGAAACGGGCCATTGCTTTGTCGTTCATGACGTTCGCTATAACCATAGTTCATTATTAAACAAAAAAGATAAAGAATGGTTAAATAAAAATTACATTAATCAGTGCATTAATGTTAATAAAATAAATCAACTTATTCATGATGTCAGTAATTGGTACATCGAGCGAGGTTATATTACCAGTCGCGCATTTATTGCCGAGCAGGATTTGTCCGACGGAATATTAACGATCGATATTCTGGAAGGCCGGCTGGAATACATTAAAATCAATAATGAATCAACGCGCTTTTTAAAACAGGTATTCCCTGGACTTGAAGGCGAAATACTGAATCTTCGCGATATTGAACAGGGGATGGAACAGCTTAACCGCATGCCGACGCAGCAGGTGAGTATTGAAATTCTTCCGGGGAGTCGGCCTGGTTATTCCATCGTCAATCTGACGAGTAAAAAACAGCTGCCGCTAACTGTAAACATCAGTTTTGATAATAGTGGGCAAAAAAGCACCGGACAACAGCAGCTCAATGGCGCTCTATGGGCGGACGATATTCTGGGGATCGCCGATCAGTGGTTTATCAGCGGGGGACACAGCAGTGAATTCTCTGATGGCAATCATGCCGATAATCTGCAAACGGGCGTGTCGCTGCCGTATGGTTACTGGACGCTCAACTATGACTATTCTCAAAACCGCTATCGCAATGATTTCCTGAATAGGGATTTCCTCTGGCATTCGACCGGCGATAGTCAGACGCACCGTCTGTCAGTATCGCGGGTGGTTTTTCGTAATGGCGATATGAAAACCAGTCTGTCGGCAGGCATGACCCACCGTATCGGGCATAACTACCTCAATGATGTACTTTTGCAGTCCAGCAGCCGAAAACTCAGCACGGCGATTGTCGGCGTTAATCACAGCCAGAAACTGTGGGGCGGGCTGGCGACATTTAACCCGGCGTACAGCCGCGGGACTCGCTGGTTTGGGGCGGAAAGCGATGTTGGCAAAGATAGCGATGCGCCGCGGGCAGAATTTAACAAGCTGACGCTGGCCGCCAGTTATTACCGTCCGATCAGCGAAAACATCAGTTATCTCACCAACTTCTACGGTCAGTACTCGGCACAGGCGTTGTACGGCAGCGAGCAGGTCACGCTGGGCGGAGAAAGTTCAGTACGCGGATTTAAAGAACAATATCTGTCAGGCGACCGTGGCGGCTATTGGCGCAATGAAATCAACTGGCGACCTGTCGTATTGCCACTATTGGGCGAACTGACCTTAACGGCGGCGTTGGATGGCGGTCACCTTTTTTCGCATCAAGGGGATAGCGAATCCGCCGGCACTTTGTGGGGCGCGGCGGTCGGGGCGGGAGTCGCCAATCGATATTTGTCACAGCAGATCACCGTCGGTTGGCCGCTGGATTATCCGGATTGGCTGAAGCCTGATGCCGTTGCCGTTTATTACCGCATCGGTCTTTCTTTTTAGTTAGCCGTTGAATGCATGTCACAACAGGGGGCAGGGATGAAACCAATTAAAACAACGCAACGATTAATGGCCTATACGCTGATTAATCTTATTGCCTTCCAACCCGTACTGCCTGCGATGGCGGCCGGCATCAATGTTGCTAACGGCAATACCGCGGTGGAGAAAGCCGGCAACGGCGTACCCGTGGTGAATATCGCGACGCCGAATAGCGCGGGGATTTCCCACAACCAATACCACGACTTCAATGTCGATAAATCAGGGTTGATCCTGAATAACGGCACCGCTCAGCTTAATCCTACCCAGCTTGGCGGTTTGATCCAGAATAACCCCAATCTGAAAGGTAAGGCGGCGGACGCCATTATCAACGAAGTGGTATCGCCCAATCGCAGCACGCTCGCTGGCTATCTGGAAGTGGGCGGGAAGCAGGCCAGTGTAATGGTCGCCAACCCTTACGGCATTACCTGTGATGGTTGCGGATTCATCAATACGCCGCAGGTCA
This window of the Brenneria goodwinii genome carries:
- a CDS encoding LysR family transcriptional regulator, which codes for MDSLSSLTVFVQAAETRSFVLAGRTLGISASAVGKSISRLEARLGVRLFHRSTRSITLTAEGALFLERSRRILSEIESAEQELSQVATTPSGRLRVSLPVISSLLLPVLGEFMRQYPDVELDLDFSDRQVDVIEEGFDAVVRTGQLTDSRLQARKLGDFNMLLVASPVYLERAGIPRQPADLTQHTCLHYRFPNSGKLETWPLVDEADLNIPISMVCNNIETRVCFALQGLGIACLPDFSVKAALAGGLLRTVLDEYVARTVSLHVVWPSGRYLTPKLRVFIDFLSERVFPAARDHYQARQ
- a CDS encoding ShlB/FhaC/HecB family hemolysin secretion/activation protein yields the protein MRGFINLYFIFSLFFSYSVFSAPLTPADRNEIQQRQTEVLEQSRQQREFLLQLNQPQASEDAGRQSETGHCFVVHDVRYNHSSLLNKKDKEWLNKNYINQCINVNKINQLIHDVSNWYIERGYITSRAFIAEQDLSDGILTIDILEGRLEYIKINNESTRFLKQVFPGLEGEILNLRDIEQGMEQLNRMPTQQVSIEILPGSRPGYSIVNLTSKKQLPLTVNISFDNSGQKSTGQQQLNGALWADDILGIADQWFISGGHSSEFSDGNHADNLQTGVSLPYGYWTLNYDYSQNRYRNDFLNRDFLWHSTGDSQTHRLSVSRVVFRNGDMKTSLSAGMTHRIGHNYLNDVLLQSSSRKLSTAIVGVNHSQKLWGGLATFNPAYSRGTRWFGAESDVGKDSDAPRAEFNKLTLAASYYRPISENISYLTNFYGQYSAQALYGSEQVTLGGESSVRGFKEQYLSGDRGGYWRNEINWRPVVLPLLGELTLTAALDGGHLFSHQGDSESAGTLWGAAVGAGVANRYLSQQITVGWPLDYPDWLKPDAVAVYYRIGLSF